From Pseudoalteromonas piratica:
GGAAAGCCGCTGTCGATCGTAAAATAAAAACGGGCCAGTGGAATTGGTTAACATCTAGTTCTCCTCATTACAAAGCTGAAATATGTAAAGCTAAACCACAAAGACCAACAGATATTCTTCAAAGTTACGCATCAAACATTGAAGAAAAAGGCTTAATTCCACTTAAAATCACTGAGTTTGATTGGCTCTACTCTCATCTTTTGATGTGTTGTTTTTTAGTATGTGGTGCATTTTCAGGCATGAGAAGAAGTGAGCTTTATGGACTACATTCTGATAGCTTTAAAACACTAAAGCTTAAAGATCAGACATTTTATTCGTTACAATCAATGCATAGTAAAATGACACCGGCTGTTCCAGTAAAAGCAGAATGGCTAACTTCTCCAATAGCAGGGAAAGCAATTGAGCTTGCTTCAGATTTAACCCAAAATATGCGTATTCAGTTAATGCTCTCTGATGATAGATTAGATAACGAAAGAGCTTCAAGTATTTGGCTAGTGCAAAAAATTAGAGGTAAAACACCCAACATATTTACTGGACCTCCATTTGTTAGACATTATAAAAGACTTGTAGAAGAAGCTGGCGCCATCGTAAATGAGCAAGATTATGAAGAGTTTAAACTCCTAAACCCAAATCTTAATATACATGCTTATACGCAAAAAATTATCATCGGCAAGCCATGGGCACTTACAACCCATCAACTCAGACGAACTTTTGCAGTGTTTGGTAAACGACACAACCTACTTTCTGACGTCGCTATAAAACAGCAATATAAGCACCTGTATTTACCAATGGCACAGTGGTATACAGAAGGTGGCGTGGCAGCAAAAATAAAGCATGTAACGGTGGACTCAGAGCTCAATAATTTACTAAGAGAGGTAGATAGAGAAGTCACAACACAATTACTATTTCAGTGGTATAACTCAGATGACAAACTATTTGGTAAAAAAGGCCTAGACGTAGTAAAAGACAGACAAAATACCGCTGTAAAATATTCATCTTGGGATGCATTATATGCACAAGTCTCTGCAGGTCGAGTGTCTATCGCTGGTACACTCCATTCATACTGTATGGCTGGCTATGAATGCCGAATGGAGAAAGTTGTATCACCAATCAATTGTTTTAACTGCGAGAATGTCGTCATTGACGAGGCTAAAGCACAAGCTTGGCAAAAAAGGCATCAATGGATTGTTGAAACCATAACAAAAATGGAGGAGCATATTAAACTATCTCAATCACAGCTAAGCCATTTTATTACCCAGCTACGTGCGGCTGAGAAGGTTATGGATTACTTTGAGATCAGTTACACTCCTTACAAACCCGAAATCGAGATCAGACAGATTTGAGTAAGTCAGAAAATACAAAATTAGAGCTACTGAACGCCATTGAGAGAATACTTTCTGGCAATACGATTCGTATTGATGCTAAACGTGGGTTAAGCATTATAGCAGTCGAAGAAGAAGCCAACCTGGGTAATGGATCTGCTTATTACTACAAAGACGTAATCAAAAAAATAAAGCTACTAAAATCAAAAACTATCACGAAAAAGCAAGCCCTACAAAATTCCGATGTAACTAAACTTCGTGAGAAGCTTGCCAACGAAAAACGGATAAAAGCAAAATATCGTAACGAAATAACTAGCCTTAAAGAACAAATGTCACTAATGGCTGCGACTCATAACGCCCTAGCGTTATCAAACCACCAATTTTTGAAGAAAATAAATGACTTAGAAGCCGAATTAAATTTAATTAAAAGCAGAAATATATAATCAAATAGATATTTTTGTAAGACGTGACTTTTTTGTGTAATCAAATCTAACTGTAGCAGAGTATGACTCACCATTACCTAAATTGATGAGATTTCCAACAAACCTTAGGCGTTCAAGTATAACTTGACATACTTAAGCATCATTGCGATAAGAAACGGTCAACAATCTTTTTTCTGAACATAAACAATTTAGACTAAAAAGTTTCAATTTCATTTACCGTATTAGTTTATCTAACTATCAATATATGATCTTGGGTTAACAAATGTGAAAAAATAGTTCCACGGCACGCATTTTATTTAATTAAAGCAGAATTGAAATCCTGCAATTCAGCTTAATCTAAAACAAGCTTTATTAATTATTTAGTAGCCGAAGCAAACAACGCATTAAGTTTTGCGCTCAAATACAGAAGAGTTTCCGTACTAGATTAATCAGCATAGACAAACTAATGTTTTTCAAAAAATTCGACAGAAAGTTTTACTCTTTTGAATGCTTAAAAGCTTTAGGGAACTCTTGAGAAAATAAACTAATAAAGGTTTATATAAACTCACTAAAACATTATGAGTTAGACTTGATACACCACGGCAAAGATGGTTAGTCATCTCGATAACAAACATCGGAGGTAATTCATCTCAATGTTAATAATATCATGAATAGAAATGAATTATCTGAAAAAACGCCATTGAAAAATAAAGCATCTGTCACCATGTAACATCTAGAATAGTGCTATTCCCGAGTAACTAAGTCTAGAAACGGATGAACATGGAAGAAAAAGAACAAATTGATGTCCTAATTGTATGTGCATTAAAGGATGAATTTCAGCAAGTTTTACAAATCAAAGAAGGTATTTGTGGTACTGGTTGGGTAGAGAAAACACTAGCAAGTGGGAGGCTAGCTGCTGACGCTCGTTTTCTTGGTAGAGACAATATAGAAATATCTGTCCGTGTTACTTGGGCCTCTTATATGGGACGGGAGGAAGCAAGCGCTCTAGTTCATAGTATGCTTTCCGAGTCCGATTTTAAATGTATTGCAATGACGGGGATATGTGCAGGCCGAAGAGGAAAAGTCTCCCTTGGCGATGTTATTTTTGCGGAAAGGCTTTGGTCTTACGATTCAGGTAAACTCATTAAAGAAGGTGATATCGAGGTTTTTCAGGGTGATATGCTTCAATACCGCCCTGACACAGAAATTGTTCAAAGAATGCAAAACCTCTCCGTCGATTTATCCGCTTGGCCAATATCTCGGCCTAAGTACCCACTCGAAAATCAAGAAAATTGGGTAATTCAATGTTTGGCAAATCAAATTAAACCATTTGAACATGACGAATTTGATAGCAAATGCGCAGATTGGCAATCTGTATTAGCTCGATTATTAAAGAAAAAGTTAGTGACTAGGGAGCTTACTTTAACTGATAGTGGGCTCGAAAAAGCCAACGAGTTAAATCTGTGGCATCCGAAAGGTTTGCCTGAACCTGAGCCATTTAAAATTCATGTCGCTCCTATAGCAACTGGGGCTGCAGTTGTTGAGGATTCAGGCTTGTTTTCGAGGCTTTCTCATTCTATGCGCAAAGTTCTTGGTGTTGATATGGAAGCAAGTGCACTAGGTGCACTAGGTAATATAAATCGAATTCCTGTACTTGTTGTAAAAGCAGTTTCTGATTTTGGTGATACATTTAAAGATGATCAATACAGACATTTTGCTTCTCAAGCATCTGCTCAGTGCATGCTAAGGTTTCTTCGAGATAATGCAGATATGTTTACTCATCACCATAAAGTCGAGTCGATGAATGTTTCAACTGATGATCTAATCGGCTTTTTAGCAGAAGAATACCCAGATATTTCAGATGCTAGAGCTCTTTGGAAGAGAGCTGGCGGGAGAAACAGTGATATTGCAAGCAATTCTAGGCCAAAAGATATGTGGTTGAACATTTGGCAAAAATCAATAAATGGTGCAGCGGTGAAACCCACTGACTTGTTGAATATAGTTACTCATGATTATCCTGAAAGCGATTTAATTAAAAGCTTTTTAACCCAATTATCCGTTAACAAAAAACTATACTAAGGAGCTAGTATGGATAAAATTTTGGATTCATTTTTAGGTTTAGGGCTTATTGATAGCATCGACGGAAATGATGAACGTTATGCTAAGATCGAGCAAGCAGCTCAAAAGCTAGCTGAATACTTTAGTGAAAACCGTTGCCAACTTATTCCAGCAATTCTATGTGGTTTAAATCCTAATGTTTCACTAGATGAGTTGCCTATAAACAAAGCAAAAGAGCTTCTTCAGAATGAGTGGAAAGCATTCTTGACCGCATATACTGATGAACCAGTCAACCTATATAGAGCAATAATTCTAGAGGCTTGTTCTCAAGTATCAGAAGAAGATAATAATGCTGCAATAATGTGGCTAACTGCTTGCGATGCATTCCCTTTACTAAGGCATGGTAAAGAAGAGGCTGCACTCAAAAACTTTTTACAGTCATTAGGCCGTATTGCTGAACAAAACGCCATCGTCACTGGGCCTGAATTGTCATTTCCTAAAGAAAAGCCAATTAAACTTGATTCGCTACCTAAACAAACTACTGTTGAAAAAAGCTTTGACGAAAATGACCTTTATGAGCGTGTAGCTGGGGTTGCAGGTCCACAATATACCAATAAAAATGGTCAAACTGCTACAGGCCAAAACCCTAATAGATATTGGGCTCACAATAACAGTCATAATTGGGTTGGCGATTTCGCTAGTAGAATGTCTGAAATACTAACTTCTGAGCATAACAACATTGAAGAACAAATTATTGCTAGCCGCAATAGCTCGTTGGAAAGTCTTAATTCACTAAAAAACTCACTCGAAAAAGTTTTGAATGAACAAAGGTTAGTCCTCCAAAGGCAACAAAAAATATTTTTGGGTTATCAAATGCAAGAGCAAACGAGGCTAAATGTTTTATGGTGGGCTGAGGCTCTCTATTCAACATCTCAAAAAGAGAGCTATCGTTATTACTTTCCTGAAATAGCCGCAGTTTTAATGCCTTATGATTTGCTCGAAGAAATACAACTGCCATCACCCGCTAGTGTTGTATTCACATTAGCTGAAGCGGTAGACAAATTACCTAAATGTAGTCATAACAGCGACTACAGTTTTTATGAAATATTGACTGAAATTCGAAACAAGCGTTCACAGCTCGATCCTTGTTGGTTAGAAACACTTACTTCTAGAACAGATGAAAATAATTTCAATATTGGTGGGTTGGTTGTTCGAGCTTTGGTTGATGAAAATTGCGATTTGAATTCGTTGATACAGGAATCTTTTATTCCTCAAGAGTGGCGTTGTAGTTTACCAGAACTATCAAGAGCAATCTTTAGGCAGGAACAAGCATACCGATTAGTTACGGAGGCATAGGTATGAGTCAGTGCTCAAACCCAAATTGCTTCGTGCATGAGGGTGATACATGTTGTATGGGAGAACTCAATCATCAAGATTGTTCTTCATGGAGCAGTAATGTAGAAGTTGACAACATTGACCTAGAAAAAAAAGAAAACGATATTGCTTTTAGAGTACCTTGGTCATCTTCAGCTTTAGGAAGCTCAGATTTATCGCGTTTATATCAACAAGGTCCATCTATTTTTATTGGATTACTTGGCGCCCAAAACACTGGTAAAACGACTTTTCTGGCAGCAAATTATTTACAGTTAGTGTCAGGTGAAAAATACAATAGTTTTGAGTTTTGTGGCTCTCAGACTCTTGGCGCATGGGAGTCAGTAGCATCATGGGCTCGAATTAACAATGAAAAGCAATTGCCATCATTTCCTCCTCATACTCCACGAGGAGTAGACCGAACGCCTGGTATTCTTCACCTTGGCCTACAAGACTCCAAAAACAAAACAAAGAATATATTTCTTACCGACGCCCCTGGAGAGTGGTTTACAAGGTGGGCTATTGATGTCGACGCGATAGATTCGGTAGGAGCAAAATGGACAGCCTCTCAGAGTGATGCATTCTTAATATTTGCTGATTGTGAAAAGCTTGCTGGAGAAGAACGCAGTGTGGCAAGAAGAGAGCTACGAACCATTATCGAACGATTAGGTGAATCTGTCGGTTCTAGGCCAACAATGCTTATTTGGGCGAAAAGTGACAAACAACCTACAGAGGGAATAAAAAAAGCAATTCAAAGAGCTTTAGAAAGCAATATTCCTCATGCTAAAGAATTTGAAGTGACAGTAGAAAATCCTACTTCTTTTACAATAGCGTTAGAATCAATCTTAAGTGAGGCTTGGGTACCTAGGTTTTGTGAGCCTATCACAGAGCCTATTCTAGTGAACACTCCATTTCTCGCTTACAGGGGGCACCATGAGAAATTCTGAAATACTGCTTCTTGGTGGTCCTAATAGTGGTAAGACACACTATGCAGGACAGCTCTTTGGGCGACTAAAACGAAGACCAGGTAAGTTAAAAATCAGGACTGGTGATGGTGCGTCAGTTAATTTGAGTGCTTTAGAAGATGTATTAACCCAGCTGGAAGACGGCAATTCAGCTGAACACACTCACGCCGACCAGTACTCTGAAATACTTTTCCCGTTAATTGATAGCAATCAGATATCAATTGATCTGTACTGGCCTGATTACGGAGGCGAGCAATTATATCAAGTTTTTAAGCAGCGAGAGATCTCATCAGATTGGCGTAGAAGGTTACAAAGTACAGATGGGTGGTTAATATTCATTCGCCTTAGTGGAGAGAAAACATATCCTGATGCTTTGTCAAAGCTAACTTCTATACCAACGAATACACCAAATGAAACTTCAAGACCTGAAATTTGGGACGCTAACGTATATTGGATAGAACTTCTTCAGATGTTATGTCATGTAGCAGGCTTAAATCTGAGCTCTAAGGAAAATAAGCCTCCGTTAGCAATAGTGTTATCTTGTTTTGATGAAGTACTTGAAGAAGGCCAACTACCTTCAGAAGCCTTGAAAAGTAAATTACCGCTATTCTATTCTTTTATCCAAACAACTTGGCCGAACGAGATAACATCAATATGGGGGGTATCTTCTTTAGGTAAAACTCTTCAACCAAATAGCAATGATGATGACTTCATTGATGAGGGGCCTGAATATCAGGGCTGGGTGATTGCTCCAGAGCAAAGTAACAAGGACTCGGATTTAACAGCTCCACTGTCTTGGATGCTAGACAATATATGATAATGGAACCA
This genomic window contains:
- a CDS encoding GTPase-associated system all-helical protein GASH; the protein is MDKILDSFLGLGLIDSIDGNDERYAKIEQAAQKLAEYFSENRCQLIPAILCGLNPNVSLDELPINKAKELLQNEWKAFLTAYTDEPVNLYRAIILEACSQVSEEDNNAAIMWLTACDAFPLLRHGKEEAALKNFLQSLGRIAEQNAIVTGPELSFPKEKPIKLDSLPKQTTVEKSFDENDLYERVAGVAGPQYTNKNGQTATGQNPNRYWAHNNSHNWVGDFASRMSEILTSEHNNIEEQIIASRNSSLESLNSLKNSLEKVLNEQRLVLQRQQKIFLGYQMQEQTRLNVLWWAEALYSTSQKESYRYYFPEIAAVLMPYDLLEEIQLPSPASVVFTLAEAVDKLPKCSHNSDYSFYEILTEIRNKRSQLDPCWLETLTSRTDENNFNIGGLVVRALVDENCDLNSLIQESFIPQEWRCSLPELSRAIFRQEQAYRLVTEA
- a CDS encoding TRAFAC clade GTPase domain-containing protein, with product MGELNHQDCSSWSSNVEVDNIDLEKKENDIAFRVPWSSSALGSSDLSRLYQQGPSIFIGLLGAQNTGKTTFLAANYLQLVSGEKYNSFEFCGSQTLGAWESVASWARINNEKQLPSFPPHTPRGVDRTPGILHLGLQDSKNKTKNIFLTDAPGEWFTRWAIDVDAIDSVGAKWTASQSDAFLIFADCEKLAGEERSVARRELRTIIERLGESVGSRPTMLIWAKSDKQPTEGIKKAIQRALESNIPHAKEFEVTVENPTSFTIALESILSEAWVPRFCEPITEPILVNTPFLAYRGHHEKF
- a CDS encoding TRAFAC clade GTPase domain-containing protein — its product is MRNSEILLLGGPNSGKTHYAGQLFGRLKRRPGKLKIRTGDGASVNLSALEDVLTQLEDGNSAEHTHADQYSEILFPLIDSNQISIDLYWPDYGGEQLYQVFKQREISSDWRRRLQSTDGWLIFIRLSGEKTYPDALSKLTSIPTNTPNETSRPEIWDANVYWIELLQMLCHVAGLNLSSKENKPPLAIVLSCFDEVLEEGQLPSEALKSKLPLFYSFIQTTWPNEITSIWGVSSLGKTLQPNSNDDDFIDEGPEYQGWVIAPEQSNKDSDLTAPLSWMLDNI
- a CDS encoding 5'-methylthioadenosine/S-adenosylhomocysteine nucleosidase family protein → MEEKEQIDVLIVCALKDEFQQVLQIKEGICGTGWVEKTLASGRLAADARFLGRDNIEISVRVTWASYMGREEASALVHSMLSESDFKCIAMTGICAGRRGKVSLGDVIFAERLWSYDSGKLIKEGDIEVFQGDMLQYRPDTEIVQRMQNLSVDLSAWPISRPKYPLENQENWVIQCLANQIKPFEHDEFDSKCADWQSVLARLLKKKLVTRELTLTDSGLEKANELNLWHPKGLPEPEPFKIHVAPIATGAAVVEDSGLFSRLSHSMRKVLGVDMEASALGALGNINRIPVLVVKAVSDFGDTFKDDQYRHFASQASAQCMLRFLRDNADMFTHHHKVESMNVSTDDLIGFLAEEYPDISDARALWKRAGGRNSDIASNSRPKDMWLNIWQKSINGAAVKPTDLLNIVTHDYPESDLIKSFLTQLSVNKKLY